In Leptospira limi, a single genomic region encodes these proteins:
- a CDS encoding SRPBCC family protein, which translates to MGIYHKIGVKASVNEVMSALTTKLGLSNWWTKDVEGSFASGASAIGEVITFEFGHGNAIEMKVQEISPKQVIWECVSGPIDWIGSHVDFHLNFGKATTGEEMTILYFRHHDWKRESEFTAHCSMKWATFLLSLKNLLETGIGRASPNDIKIDDMN; encoded by the coding sequence ATGGGAATTTATCACAAAATCGGAGTTAAGGCTTCCGTAAATGAGGTAATGAGTGCGTTGACCACCAAATTAGGTTTGTCTAATTGGTGGACAAAAGATGTCGAGGGAAGTTTTGCAAGTGGTGCTTCTGCTATAGGCGAAGTGATTACTTTTGAGTTTGGTCACGGGAATGCAATTGAGATGAAAGTACAGGAGATTTCACCAAAACAAGTGATATGGGAATGTGTTTCTGGACCAATTGATTGGATTGGTTCTCATGTTGATTTCCATTTAAATTTCGGAAAAGCAACAACTGGCGAAGAGATGACAATCCTTTATTTTCGGCATCATGATTGGAAACGAGAATCTGAGTTTACCGCGCATTGTAGTATGAAGTGGGCAACGTTTCTTTTGAGTTTAAAGAATTTACTTGAAACTGGAATTGGTAGAGCTTCGCCAAATGATATTAAAATTGATGATATGAATTGA
- a CDS encoding SRPBCC family protein: MSPQVIKVEREINADLNRIFQAWLNADHLSRWFLSGEDIGIESVFIDPKPGGKFTINMSLDGKIFPHTGEYITIEEPHKLVFTWCSHATENRETLVTVTLKDVSNKSSDVNVSAIQPRTLVTLVHEKLISNIEIKNHNHGWTNVLEALDFWFRN, from the coding sequence ATGAGCCCACAAGTAATAAAAGTAGAAAGAGAAATTAATGCAGATTTAAATCGAATTTTTCAAGCATGGTTAAATGCAGATCATCTTTCGCGTTGGTTTTTGTCAGGCGAAGATATTGGTATTGAATCTGTTTTTATTGATCCAAAACCTGGTGGAAAATTTACAATTAACATGAGTTTAGATGGAAAAATATTCCCTCATACAGGCGAATATATAACCATTGAAGAGCCGCATAAATTAGTATTTACTTGGTGTTCTCATGCAACGGAGAATAGGGAAACACTAGTGACAGTTACATTAAAAGATGTATCGAATAAATCAAGTGATGTAAATGTCTCCGCAATACAGCCAAGAACATTAGTAACCTTGGTTCACGAAAAATTAATCAGCAATATCGAAATTAAAAACCATAATCATGGTTGGACCAATGTATTGGAAGCCTTAGATTTTTGGTTTCGTAACTAG
- a CDS encoding ArsR/SmtB family transcription factor — translation MVEYKKKEQILNKVFAALADHSRRQMLARLRKGSLSISELAEPFAMSFAGVAKHIEVLTDAKLVRKVRAQDDGRSYRLELENQTLEEASHWILYHQEFWTNKLASLEAFLEENEHEPTSNKSRKRN, via the coding sequence ATGGTTGAATATAAAAAAAAAGAACAAATATTAAATAAGGTGTTTGCTGCGCTTGCTGACCATTCAAGAAGACAAATGTTGGCAAGGCTTAGAAAAGGTTCTTTGAGTATTTCGGAGCTTGCTGAACCATTTGCTATGTCGTTTGCTGGTGTTGCAAAACACATCGAAGTATTGACTGACGCAAAATTGGTTCGAAAAGTTCGCGCACAAGATGACGGGCGAAGTTATCGATTGGAACTTGAAAACCAAACTTTAGAGGAAGCAAGTCATTGGATACTGTATCACCAAGAGTTTTGGACAAATAAATTAGCAAGTTTAGAGGCATTTTTAGAGGAGAATGAGCATGAGCCCACAAGTAATAAAAGTAGAAAGAGAAATTAA
- a CDS encoding acyl-CoA thioesterase — protein MNQIFRKTLSTRHFDLDWNRHVTSRTYERFAYDARCEVLREFGYPIELMLNTNISYVPGSTNVRFLNQQFVNSEMTVESEVYGMNDGTLLWKQSIVGSNGKKACEIETTSTLVKDEKKIKIPDLPKLSVTPYQFTIHPKPTNQNIVEHDYYIPFSDMNCFWNLPSDSIWKIFEEGRFLFFKEIVDLNLIKETDSTTFFMGGEIQIYKPIEPGTHVKILSWIESFEKIRFYFRQDILDSKGNLLASMKDEQLFVSLSNSRPRRAPAAFFDKIERFIE, from the coding sequence ATGAATCAAATTTTCCGCAAAACATTATCCACTCGACACTTTGATTTGGATTGGAATCGACATGTCACAAGTCGAACCTATGAAAGGTTTGCTTACGATGCTCGATGCGAAGTTTTAAGAGAATTTGGTTATCCCATTGAACTAATGTTAAATACTAATATTAGTTATGTTCCTGGTTCCACTAATGTAAGATTCCTAAACCAACAATTTGTAAATTCCGAAATGACAGTTGAATCGGAAGTTTATGGTATGAATGATGGAACCCTCTTGTGGAAACAATCCATTGTAGGTTCCAATGGAAAAAAAGCATGTGAAATTGAAACAACCTCAACATTGGTGAAGGATGAAAAAAAAATCAAAATTCCAGATCTTCCCAAATTAAGTGTCACTCCTTATCAATTTACGATCCACCCAAAACCAACAAATCAAAACATTGTGGAACATGATTATTACATTCCTTTCAGTGATATGAATTGTTTTTGGAATTTACCTTCTGATTCCATTTGGAAAATTTTCGAAGAGGGACGTTTCCTGTTTTTTAAAGAAATTGTAGATCTCAATTTGATCAAAGAAACTGACTCTACTACTTTTTTTATGGGCGGCGAAATACAGATCTATAAACCAATAGAACCAGGAACTCATGTGAAAATCTTAAGTTGGATCGAAAGTTTTGAAAAAATCCGTTTTTATTTCAGACAGGATATTTTAGATTCAAAAGGAAACTTACTTGCAAGTATGAAAGACGAACAGTTGTTTGTTTCACTTTCAAATTCAAGACCAAGACGAGCACCTGCTGCATTTTTTGATAAAATAGAAAGATTTATTGAATGA
- a CDS encoding DMT family transporter, which yields MNWILLFLAGLFEVLFAFCLGKAKDSIGYLVYYWYLGFFVSLCISMGLLIKVTKTLPIGTSYAVWTGIGAVGTIIIGIIFFKEPVEFWRLFFLSTLVVSIIGLKFLSH from the coding sequence GTGAACTGGATATTACTGTTTCTTGCGGGTTTATTTGAAGTTCTATTTGCTTTTTGTTTAGGAAAGGCAAAGGATTCCATTGGATATTTGGTTTATTATTGGTATTTAGGTTTTTTCGTTTCGCTTTGTATCAGTATGGGTTTATTGATTAAAGTTACCAAGACTCTTCCTATTGGAACAAGCTATGCAGTTTGGACTGGAATTGGCGCAGTAGGAACCATAATTATTGGAATTATTTTTTTCAAAGAGCCAGTGGAATTTTGGAGGCTTTTTTTCCTATCCACTTTGGTGGTATCGATCATAGGACTTAAGTTTCTTTCTCACTAA
- a CDS encoding glutathione S-transferase family protein, translating to MELYEFELSGNCYKVRLMLSLLNLKYESRIVNGPEKEHKSSTFLEMNPFGQVPVLKDNDIVLRDSQAILVYLAKAYGGNDWFSEKPAEAAEIISWLSIAANEVSRGPGALRAHFILGRPINVEEAKAVTTSLLNVLEKQLSEFQWLATNKITIADIAIYPYIALSRQGNVSLSGYKSIREWMSRIQNLPGYIGMSGLTP from the coding sequence ATGGAATTGTATGAATTTGAGTTGTCTGGAAATTGTTACAAAGTCAGATTGATGTTGTCTTTATTGAATTTAAAATATGAAAGTCGAATTGTTAACGGTCCTGAAAAAGAACATAAATCTTCTACCTTCTTGGAGATGAATCCATTTGGCCAAGTGCCAGTATTAAAAGATAATGATATTGTTTTAAGAGATAGCCAAGCTATATTAGTATACTTAGCAAAAGCTTATGGAGGTAACGATTGGTTTTCTGAGAAGCCCGCGGAAGCTGCAGAGATTATAAGTTGGTTATCTATAGCTGCAAACGAAGTTTCCCGTGGGCCAGGAGCACTACGCGCGCATTTTATTTTAGGACGTCCAATCAATGTAGAAGAAGCCAAAGCTGTAACAACAAGTCTTCTGAATGTTTTAGAAAAACAATTATCAGAATTCCAATGGTTGGCGACAAATAAGATTACCATCGCTGATATTGCCATATATCCTTACATCGCACTTTCTCGTCAAGGCAATGTTAGTTTATCAGGATATAAATCGATACGAGAGTGGATGAGTCGAATTCAAAATTTACCAGGTTATATCGGTATGTCCGGTTTAACACCTTAA
- a CDS encoding MepB family protein, with the protein MENIIIEKEGKNYNSCSFNCNNKKVIFRTANNTPKKNGLFVTLWKRSKSGTIKPYQYKDLFHLSIIETIYNDHIGYFLFNKEILNEKGILFGKQKGKLGFRVYPRWDNPNNKQGILTQKWQSPFFIEIKDKIMTDHDHEFLTEIF; encoded by the coding sequence ATGGAAAACATCATCATCGAAAAAGAAGGCAAAAACTACAATTCTTGTAGTTTCAATTGTAACAACAAGAAGGTGATTTTTCGAACAGCGAATAACACTCCCAAGAAAAATGGCCTTTTTGTTACTCTATGGAAAAGAAGTAAAAGTGGTACTATCAAACCGTATCAATATAAAGACCTTTTCCATCTATCAATCATTGAGACAATTTATAATGATCATATTGGATATTTTTTATTTAACAAAGAAATTTTAAATGAAAAAGGGATTCTTTTTGGAAAACAGAAAGGAAAATTAGGGTTCAGAGTTTATCCTCGATGGGACAATCCAAATAACAAACAAGGAATTTTAACTCAAAAATGGCAATCGCCTTTTTTCATCGAAATAAAAGATAAAATTATGACTGACCATGATCATGAGTTTTTAACAGAGATTTTTTAA